One segment of Neobacillus endophyticus DNA contains the following:
- a CDS encoding aspartate kinase, with product MGLIVQKFGGTSVGSIDRILNVAECVKEEIERGNQVVVVVSAMGKTTDQLVNMAKELSTQPNKREMDMLLTTGEQVTISLLSIALNEKGLEAVSYTGWQAGIVTEPIHGNARIAKINTEAIKEQLQLGKIVVVAGFQGVTDTGEITTLGRGGSDTTAVALAAALKADKCDIYTDVTGVFTTDPRYVKTARKLLSVSYDEMLELANLGAGVLHPRAVEFAKNYHVRLEVRSSMEKISGTVIEEEATMEQNLVVRGIAFENEITKVTVLGLTNSLTSLSTIFTTLAQNHINVDIIIQNTTESGTANLSFSIQTDDWIETLNVLELNKGELGYEQLDAENKLAKVSIVGSGMISNPGVAAKMFAVLAENNIQVKMVSTSEIKVSAVVEEKNMHKAVEVLHEAFELSKVTN from the coding sequence ATGGGCTTAATTGTTCAAAAATTTGGAGGAACATCTGTTGGCAGTATTGACCGGATTCTCAATGTTGCTGAATGTGTCAAAGAAGAAATAGAGAGAGGAAATCAAGTTGTTGTGGTTGTTTCCGCGATGGGGAAGACTACTGATCAGCTGGTTAATATGGCAAAGGAGCTTTCTACGCAGCCAAATAAACGGGAAATGGATATGCTGCTTACAACAGGAGAACAAGTTACAATTTCACTGTTATCTATCGCTTTAAATGAAAAAGGACTTGAAGCCGTTTCTTATACAGGCTGGCAAGCAGGAATTGTAACAGAGCCTATACATGGTAATGCAAGAATTGCCAAAATCAATACAGAGGCCATAAAAGAACAGCTGCAATTAGGAAAAATAGTGGTTGTTGCAGGATTTCAAGGAGTTACGGATACCGGTGAAATCACGACACTAGGCCGTGGAGGCTCTGATACCACTGCTGTAGCATTGGCGGCTGCTTTAAAGGCCGATAAGTGCGATATTTATACAGATGTAACGGGGGTGTTTACGACAGATCCAAGATATGTAAAAACTGCGCGTAAACTATTATCTGTTTCATATGATGAGATGTTGGAGCTTGCAAATCTTGGAGCAGGTGTACTCCATCCAAGAGCGGTGGAGTTTGCTAAGAATTATCATGTTCGGCTCGAGGTTCGCTCAAGTATGGAGAAAATTTCAGGTACAGTGATTGAGGAGGAAGCGACAATGGAACAAAATTTAGTCGTCCGCGGAATTGCGTTCGAGAACGAAATTACAAAGGTAACGGTTTTAGGCTTAACGAATTCACTTACAAGCTTATCAACCATTTTTACGACATTGGCACAAAATCATATTAATGTAGATATTATTATTCAGAATACAACAGAATCAGGGACAGCAAATTTATCCTTCTCGATTCAAACAGATGATTGGATCGAAACATTAAATGTTCTTGAATTGAATAAGGGAGAGCTGGGGTATGAACAATTAGATGCCGAAAATAAATTGGCTAAAGTATCCATTGTCGGTTCCGGTATGATTTCAAACCCTGGAGTTGCTGCCAAAATGTTCGCAGTCCTTGCCGAAAATAATATTCAAGTAAAAATGGTCAGCACTTCCGAAATCAAAGTCTCCGCAGTTGTGGAGGAGAAAAATATGCATAAAGCAGTAGAAGTTCTTCACGAAGCATTCGAACTATCTAAAGTTACAAACTAA